In Brachypodium distachyon strain Bd21 chromosome 5, Brachypodium_distachyon_v3.0, whole genome shotgun sequence, the genomic window ATTGCTGGTATCCCTGCACGAACTTGACTACCTTCAAAGGTTTGGAAAAACAACTTGAGTcgctcatccaaaaagatgagaagccatgagcgttgaacgtacttgggccggGGATGATCCCCTAAACGTGCAGGTCGTCGAACCTCAAGATCTTCATCAGAACGCCAAGAAGTATTCCGAAATTACAAAAcataaaaccaacaaaagcatcATGACACACTAACAAAAACCCAACAGATACGTGCAAACGGATTTGCGAGTACACAAACCCAAGATTCACAAGATCGGGTACACTAAATCCACAGGGATTAAAAATCTCTGGCTCCGCAGCAACGTCCGTTGAGACACCACCACAGTAGAGGAAGAACCAGAGTACCTTTATTCATGACGGCATCGCACCTTCCGCCATGACGTTGCTAATCAGATCTAAACAATCGATATAAGCAAAAACTTCTAGATAATTTTAGAAGGAGCCGAGATTCTCCCACCTCGCAGCGCCaaagcggcggccggaggcgaggGTAACCGAAAATCTCTTGGACGGCGGCTACGGCAGGGCGTGGCGGCTCCCCTGACAATATGTGAAACCGTCTCGGTCAGGTTTAACTGAGCACGAAATTACCGGTGGATCATGCATGATTTATGTCCGGCCTGATCCACGAGGATTGGGCAACGAGCCCGGCCAGGTTGGGCTTAAGCGAAACAAGGCCCAACTGTTCCTAATGTAATCCCTGTCTTTACCCCGCCGTCTGCTCCACACATggtcccgccgccggctgctgccgcACCATGGTCCCGCCGCTTCCTTCTCATGAAAAGTCGCCAAGGCTCCATCGATCGCTGGCCCCTCCTCGCGCGGTCCAGCCGATCGACGGACTCTTCGTAACAAGGTGTGTGCAAATTGGTCCCATGTGTTCGGATTAGGAGGTTTTATTTGATCATGGTACAAATTCGAGCATGCTGTATATATCTATAATCTTTATAAAGTTGAAACCCACTAAATgcagttaatttagcaagctAAACATGCAGCCTGTCCACGTGGCATCTCATCTTCTAATTTTTCACGATCAGTTTGGCCGCTCAATCTCCTCTCACGATGTGCTTGCCACTGCTGAGCagtgccccgccgccgctgcgcgaTGCACCATCCGCGGCCGAGCTCCATCACCGCCGCCCACGGGctccgccccggccgccgccgagcgccgTCCGATCCCCGCCGCCCATGGGCTCAGCTAGCCCCGACCGCCATGTCCTCGCTGCCACAGGCTCAGCCCCGGCCACCGCCGAACGCCCTGTGTAGCCTTAATTTTTCTCGTGCTCCTCCTCTGCATTCTATTTAGGGGGGGCGCGTCGCGCGGGAGATGGAGGAAGGGAGGGCGCCGCTGATGGGTAAAATGGAGGACACGAAGGGCGCCGCTGCGGGGAAGATGACGGAGGGGAGTGGTGCTGCCGATGGGGAAAATGTTAGATTAATCAAGATTTAGGACATGTACGTGTGGTGATGAGCACGTCGTGTCCGAGTCTAGATAGGTTAGTAGTACGTGGCTAATTAGTAACAATACTAGTAGGTTACGGTTGGATGTAGTTGGTTTTggtgtgcatatatatacatgcaccaGTATCAAGGTTGTAACGTGAGTTgggagaaagaaacaaaagagaaaaataaaggaCACGATACGCGTCTTTGGTCAAATAATCTTGTGATCATCGTGTACCTGTGCGTCTTCGTGTGATTGATTTTTGGGCAAGCCCAACAGAAAAGGCAGATGGAAGGGGCGCCGTGACGTGGAAGACGAGCTCGGGGAGCCGCCGATGTGAAAGAGGAGCTCGGAGCGCCGCCGATTTGAAAGAAGAGCTCGCGCGGGGTGGTGCCGCCGGGGACGTCGCGCACTGAGGTCCGCTGCCGCCACAccgggaggggagggaggccGTCTGATGGGGAACAGGAGGAGGGTAGCCCGGTAGGGGCAGGGGCTTGAGCAAGCAGCGCAGGCGTGCGTGATGCGACCGAGCGAAGCAGCAGGAGACCGGGGAcgcgaggaagaggagcagcATGCGCGTGGTTGTGGCTCATTGAGATCGGAGAGCATTCAGCCGAGCAGGGACCAAGCTGCTAGATATCTGTTGCTTTGATGCATTGCCattttgtagtttttttttctcatgctATGCCGAACTATCTTAATGCATTACTATACCAAATTTGCTGTCGCATACTGCTATATTTCCATGGATGGTAATTTTGATTGTTTTTTTATGTTTGCCCTTGAAAATATAGCTGTTAAAATGAAAGTTGAACTGGTAGTTATAAGATGCTACTAAAATATAGAGGAAAGAATATACACAAACAAGATGctgaaaaattgaaatatgttgccagaaaatatttttcagaCCAAATATACACAAGTTGTTGAATATGCTCTAAGCTAACCAAGCTTAATTTGCTAAGAAAAAATAAGCCGGCAACAAGTGTCGTCTTGACCGGCACACCAATAACATATTGTTAGTGCCCGGCAGGTACTCTCTCTCCGCCATATTGTCcgcatatgttttttttttcaattctaTTTCATTTCATGTGTATATGGACTGGTCCATATGGTGCCGTTGATATTCTTATAGGAAAATTTATCCTTCCATCATTCGTGATGTTGGTGTGAATAAATTGGTTAATAGGTTGCCTGCCAACTGATCGACATAGTTTCTCAGAGCCTCAATTATGCAGTAATGAGATTGATATAAGAATCTCTGTTATTTTGTCTATTTTAACGAATGAATGGTTTTATGAAATGTATACTATCCTAGGTGCTGAATTACATCAACACATTCGCAGGTACATACACCAATATCATATTGTTAGTGCTTAGTTGTATATTCAGATTAGTTTGACCGAAAAGACGAGCGAATTTCCATATTTGTTCCTAACTTCTATGTATGCAGATATCAAAGACATAAATTTCTGCGCAACGCGCGGAGAATCCACTGGTACACCAAATTGCAACTAACAAGGCTCCATCTCTCAACACAGATGGTAGCACATCTCGAACCAGCACAACGATATCGCCTCAAGTTCAAGCGCGAAAACTCGTCCCTCAATCGCCTGCCTGGTCGGTCATCCTCGCCTCACTCCTGGATCGATGCCGCGGATTCGATCACACgacttcctcctcgccacgaTATTTCCTTGTTTGCTTGCTCTCTGCATCGTCATAACGCGCGCCGCGCTGTGGATTACGGTGGCCGGTGGCGGTGTACATGTTCAAGTGCCAAATGATCATCAGTCCAACCAATCATGGAGCATGCCTGCGTGCGAGCAGACGAATATTCGTTTCGAGGTTCACGCATGCACGGAGCACCAATCAACGGCAACGTTGGATGGGCACGGAGGGAGGGACGAGCCAGGAGCCCAGGAGACGAGACAAAAGGAAAGTGCACGCACAGTGGCCCAGAGCACCGGACAAACTCGACATTTTCTCTGAGGCCTTGGGGGCAGAAACCAAGGGAAACACGACAATTCAGATTTGTCACCATCCCGCCCGTCCCATCCATCTCTGACTAGTGACTACATAATCCACCCATGACAGTCTCTTGTCTCTTCGACTCTTCGTCTTCCCCTTGCAAGGCTAAGCCTCCTAGTAGTAGCAAGTAGCAATGGCTAGAGTGCCTCTTCTCGTCGCGCTGTGCCTCGTGTGCTTTGCCAGTGGCGCCAGTGCAGCGGGGAGGAAGATGGTGGGCGTGTATGAGCTCAGGAAGGGAGATTTCTCCGTCAAGGTCACCAACTGGGGCGCCACCGTCACGTCCGTCGTCTTTCCTGATTCCAAAGGTTGGTGGTGTGTCTTTCGTGCGCCCAACAGCTCCATGTTCCATGGATGGGATTTCGCTTTGGTTCCGATGCTCTTGCGCCCAGGTATTGAGAATTCTGACTGAAACTTTggtggcttttttttttctctcatcaGGGAATTTGGGTGATGTTGTCCTTGGCTATGACACCATTGCTGAATATGTGGTAAGTTCACAGACCCCATTGTTCTCATAATCTCATTCTTCTTTCTATCAGTGCATATGCATCTCCCCTCTGTTCTTTTGGACGGGACTGTTTCAGTCCTCCTTTTCTGTCAGACATACAAATTCTTCAATTTTCATCTTCTAGGTTGATGTAGATTGTAGAACAGCGTAGCATACAGAGAATGTGGGTGATGCCTTCTACTGCAAAATCCATGTTTCGTTCACTCAAAAGGATTtctcaattttattttctgttccTCTAGCACATTACTGTATCCAGGAATCAGACAAACCTTAACTGTCGATTGAATATCCCTACATTGACGTCAGTTGGCAAAACATTTAGATTTTAAAAATCAAGCTCATCAAATTCATTCAGGACCTGTATCGTCGGTTTCAGTACGAGTTCAGTTTTCTGCACGAGGAAGTCCAACTTTCCAAGAGATAGAGAAGAATCCTCGCACTAAGTTGCGTTGCGATCGCCACGTCTCACTTGCGTATACAACACCACCATGATAAGAGTTGCGTACCAGATCGTATAAAAGAATATAAAGACATGAGGAAAATAATCTATGCTAAACAGATGACCCACAGAGCGATTAGCTGGatgccattttatttatttatgccGGTGGTCATGTTACCCGTGAAAATAGCATATGACCAAAGGAAAGACAAGTGACAACCTTACCATGTGATGCCGGTCTTGCCTTCATCATTGTTAACTTATCTCCACTTTTAGCCAAATAAAGTTTTCCTTTATCTAGTCTCTTTCTTGAAGCTTTACTTTTCCATGTCAAATACGGTTACAATTGAATCACAGGAAGCCCAAGTAAATCTTCTGCCAACCTAACAAGTTGTTGATAGAGTTACCACGATCGTTTTCAAAAGGGAAATTTTTTAATTGCATTCTCCGGATGGAAAAGTTTTATCTAGAAACCAGAACATGACAGAGATGACAGTTCAAAGTGAAAATTTGCATTCAGTTATCTCAAAGGCTAAATGTTAGCACCTTGCTCAATTTGTTTCTGAAACTCGCCATACAGAATGGATCTAGTTACTTTGGAGCGCTTGTCGGACGAGTAGCCAACAGAGTTGCCAAGGCACGCTTCGTGCTTGATGGAAAAGTCTACAACCTGTACGCCAACGACGGCAAGAACGCACTTCACGGTAATGCTTCAGAGTTTGATATTTGGAGTAGGTTAATCACCTCCTGTTTcccttcaaaacaaaaatgcttCAGAGTTTGTAAAACTGTTCTTCTGTGAATCAAatatttgagacaattaatatggatcggagggagcaaatttgagacaattaatcgATCTTGTCCTTGTTAGGTGGCCATAGGGGTTTCAGTAAAGTTATATGGACGGTGAAGGAATATGTTGCTGGCGGTGACTCCCCACACATCACACTATACTACCATAGTTTTGACGGAGAACAAGGTAAAATTGAGCAGATgatcaaatatatatgtacGCAGTGTACATTTGtacttgttttattttctgagACATTCGCTTTCAGATATCTCCCTTTCATTTACTATTCAGCAAATCTAAATCCAATCTTCATAGCTGACCGCTGGCCTCGtgttgttttcatttgagaATCCATTTTAAATTTAACGATCTTGCGACTGTGAATGTGAAACAGGGTTCCCCGGTGACCTGGACGTGTACGTGACGTACGAGCTGTCGAGCCCGTACGTGCTGCGCGTGCGCATGAACGCGACGGCGCTGGACAAGGCCACCCCGGTGAACCTGGCGCAGCACACGTACTGGAACCTGGGCGGGCAAGGAAGCGGCCGCGACGTGCTGGGCCACACGGTCCAGCTCTTCGCGGCCCATTACACGCCCGTGGacggcacgctgatcccgACGGGGCAGCTGGCTCCCGTGGCCGGCACGCCCTACGACCTCCGGACGCCGACCGCCGTGGGCGCGCGCGTCCGGCAGGTgtccggcggcagcagcaacggcaGCGCCGTCTACGGCTTCGACATCAACTACGCCGTGGACGGGGAGGACGCGCGCGCGCTGAGGAAGGTGGCCGTGGTGCGGGACGGCGCGTCCGGGCGGGCGATGGAGCTGTGGGCGGACCAGCCTGGGGTGCAGTTCTACACCGGCAATTTTCTCAAGGACGTCAAAGGGAAAGGCGGGGCGGTTTACGGGCAGTACGGCGCGCTGTGCCTCGAGACGCAGGGGTTCCCCGACGCCGTCAACCAGCCGGGCTTCCCGTCGCAGATTGTAAGGCCGGGGCAGGCCGCGTACAAGCATGACATGGTTTTCAAGTTCTCCTTCTAGCTGGTTGTTAGTAATGGTCATTACAACGTACTACTCCACTAGTTTAGGCAAATTTAGTGAAATGGTCTCCCCTGCGAGTTCTTTCTGAAGTTTTTAGTGTGGCAGGAGCAGCAATAATCTCGTGTTCGAGATCAATTTGCTTAGAGAAATAATGGAAAACAGTTTTTTGGGTGCCATCGctgcttttgagtatttgagccTGGCTGTTCGCAGGGCCTCAGCTCGGCCACAGTCACTTGCGGTTGAACTATTTTTTTCGAGAAGGACAAGGCCATATATTAAGTCAATCAGTTCTTATATAACCATCTTCAAGGTAGAACAAAAATTACACACAAGTTCTTGTAGTAAACATCGTTGTCTTTCTTCTGCACTTGCTGGTGGCGTGCCTTGAGCGAAGTTCAATGTTGTTTCTGGACCTCTGAACCACGTCGGAGCCGGAAAAATGTTGACATAGCAGTCGGGAAATCGCCAATTGGAGCCAGAAGACGCCGGCGATAACGATATGAGAAACAGACCACCATTtcgaagaagaaggcgacgaAGAGGGTTGGATGACCATCCCGGCTGATCCGGCTGGACGATCCGAGAAGACCTAactttactactccctccgaccctcTTTTGGGGgcgtattatttttctcaCATGTACCAAGGCAACATGCAGAGTTGGGGATTCGGACTGCCTTGCCCCTGAACATGGCCCACCGGCAATGAATAGCTTCGGTTCTTTTGCCCAATAAAACATCCAAGACCACTGGCAGATCAACGCATCCATGCAGCAGACAGACAGACAAACCATTTTTTTACTCTGCATGCATTCGGCAAATGGACATGGGAGGGAGAAAAGCAGGGGCACTTTGGTCACTCTGTGGACAAAAGGAAAACCACGCCTACTAAAGCTGGACAACACGGTTTAAATAACACGCCTAGTAAatctggacggagggagtaactccGTGATGAGATCGAAACCGGGCAAGCCTCGTTGATATAAAAAAGAACCAATAAACCGAGACACGCATATTACCTGCAAAACACAAATACAAAACTATATCGCCAGACCGCCACTTCAAAAGAACAACGACGAACCACCCTGTGCTCCACGACGTCAAAGTAGACGAGGAGTTAGGAAAGTTTATTTTTGACCCACATAATGCGACCGTCACCACCATAACTCTGCTGCCGGTTTATCAAACTAACTTTTCGGGACGTACTATAGCATCAAGCGTAAAAGAGATGGGAAGTCGTTGCCTCCGGCCGGCTGGCCGGAGCGAAACGCGATCTGAGGCCGTGGCTGCTAGGGCAATGGCACGGGACGAGAGCGAATAAACGTTTTGAACCGGGTCGTATTTGGCGCATCAATGCTTTAACCGCCGcgacctggcggcggccgacaCCGTGCTGTACGTGCACAATCGGGCAGCCAACAACGACTACGCTTTAACCGCCGCGACGGCGCGACCGGGGGGCGTGTACTCAAGAAATTGCTGCCTTCCTTTAGCATTCTTGCCAGAAGACACGTCATGGAGGCAGGCAGCGTCATCCGAGCTCAGCGGCCATGCGGAGGAAACTTTATTCCACGCGATGATTGAGTCATGCGGTCATGCCAAATTATTTGAGGAGCAGTGTGGTATCAAGCTTCCACGGTTGCATCCTAGGAGTTGGGCGTCAGACCTTACAGTTGATCATGCGCGCTAAACTGAAGAAGAGCAAGGTGGTCTTTATCTGGACGAGTAGGAATAGGTTTGTGCACGGGGAAGAGGCTTACCAGCCGGTATCTCTTTTTGCTGGTAGATGAATTGGTCTCAAGCCTTGATCTCCCGCTGGAGAAGGTAACTACGGCTGGAGTGCCGGTCCGATGGATGCCCCCGCCTTCAGGGCCGGTGGCTCGTGATTAACACTGATGGATCCCTTGATTTGGCTCATGATTAACCCCTGGTTTCCTGAACCTCTCTAGATTAATTAAGTGGATTACAAGTTTTAGAAAAAACGTACCGTAAGCAAAAAAGTCCAGAATAAGACGCTTCAGAATCGATCGATGGGTGCGAACTGAGCGTAGCCCATCCAGCATCCAGTTTCAAGTCTCCGACTCGATGAATGTTCGCTTTTTCCTGAATTTATTTCAGAACCTAACTGGCGTTGTGATTTTAGTAGGAGTGACATACCTGTCAACTACGAGGCGCTTATGATGACTTCGTCAATTTCAAGATGATGTGTCGGACCAGTCTCTTGGAGATGCTCCTAGAAATAGGATGTGTGTGCCTacttgtgagcgtctgcgtctGTACTAAAGAATCGATTGATGGTCATAGTGAGCTGGGGGACAAGAAAAAGGGACTCAGGATGCCAGGATACGTACGCGCGCCACACAAAGGTTTGATGTTGTTTTAATTTGGACGAGCTAATTTACCATTTTCCCTGTTCTGTAAAAGGAAAGATTTCGGCCGAGCATGAGGATGCAGATCTATAGAAAAGGTCCACTTGGGTCAGTTTGGTTGCAAGAACCAAGTGCAATGTAATGGAACCGTGCTACTTTTGGAGGCCGTTCTCGCGTTTGGTCGAAGGAACCAACAAGAATGGGATGGAACCGACTGGTTCCACCAAAGGGAATATTCCCCTTATATGCGGAACCGCTCGGTGACTCGAAAAAGGAGGTATCGATCCGTTCCTCCTCTCGCTCGCGCAGTCCCGTGACTCTCCTTCTCGTCTCCCCTCCTCACCTCACCTCCTCTCCCGAAACTCCCTCCCACGAAGCCATGGCGTCCACCCCCAGATCCGCGCGTTGCCCCACCGCGTGAACCCCATCTCGGCCAGATCCagggcgaggtcggcggcggacggGCGAGGGgcgaggcaggcggcggggaACACAGCAGAGCCGGCGAAGGGGAAGGCAGAGGAGGGGTCAGCGAAGGGGAAGGCAGAGGAGGGGGCagtgttgggtttgcccaaagatcagtcacatgaagacgcacacgatcgggaatttatttggccagaggcacctgtcgtgcctctctttttatttcttctcaataTCTCAAATCCCACGTTACAAAAGCTGACCCTGgtgcatctatatatacacCCAAAATCACCTAATCCTAATAGGACTAGGACTTAATGTGCAAATCTAATTAGACTTGTACTAGTGCTACTACTCGAACTTAGGACGGACCAGTCCTAAATGGACTCGTACAACAAGATTATTCTAACAGGCAACTGAAGAAACTTGCGACTTGGAGTTCCTCGATCTGAACAAACTCAAACTTGCGGTTTCTGACTTGGACTCAAGGTAAATAGCAGTACTTTTTGGTCCATGCTTGAATCTTTGAgggagaattttttttttcagtaacTTGTTGCGTGTATGCATTGTCATTTTTTGATAGCCATGTATGACTTGTAGATTGTAAAGAGGATGGATAGGAGGCGGAATTTTCTGATTAGGGGAGCTGCAACGTTTGTGGTTTTCGCATTGGTTGCATTGGTCATTCGGGATAGAATTAAGAAGAGGAGACCCCGGGTTACCTATGAACCTATTTGGGAAAGAGACCAACAAAGAATCAATTATCTGAACAATAAAATTTTCAAGTGTGATGTGAGATGTAGAAATATGTTAAGGGTTGAAAGAGCACCCTTTTTTCGATTGTGTGAAATTTTGAGAGAACGTTTGTTGCTGAGAGACAGTATACATGTATCCGTGGAGGAGCAAGTAGCAATGTTCTTGAATACTATTGGCCATAACCTTAGAAATAGGGTTATTGGGGCTAATTTTGACAAGTCAAATGAGACGGTAAGCCGTTATTTTAGACTAGTCCTTCACGCAATAGGTGAGCTACGAGCTGAATATATCAGTCCACCTTCCTTGGAAACTCCAGCCAAAATTGCAGGGAACCCACGGTTTGACCCATATTTTAAGGTATTTTGAAAAGCTTGTCCTTCCATATTTAGgtgtgaaattttatgacttaTAACACTTTAAAATATATAGGATTGCATTGGAGCAATTGATGGTACACATGTTCGAGCATCAGTTAGTAAAGATATGAAACCTTCCTTTCGTGGTCGGAAGTCTTTTCCTACTCAAAATGTCATGGCAGCAGTAGATTTTGACCTTCGGTTCACATATGTTTTGGCGGGTTGGGAGGGGATAGCACATGATGCGACCATTTTAGCAGATGCTATAGAGCGGGAGAATGGCCTGTATGTCCCTCAAGGTAATAATTTTCATAGAACAAATTTGCCCAATATAATTTGTATAGAATTTTGCCACCAATTTGTTTTCATGTGTTAGGAAAATTCTACCTAGTTGACGCTGGTTATGGAGCCAAGCCTGGGTTTTTGCCACCTTTTCGTGCCGTGAGGTACCAGTTGAATGAGTGGGGCAGCAATCCAGTACAAAATGAAAAGGAATTGTTCAACCTTAGGCACTCATCTCTACGAGTGACGGTCGAACGTGCCTTTGGAACTCTCAAGAGACGATTCAAAATTCTTGATGATGCAAccccattttttcttttcccggTTCAAGTTGACATCGTTGTAGCTTGTTGCATCCTTCATAATTATGTGCTGTCTCAAGGGATTGATGAGTTTGTTATACTGGAGGTGACTTGGTCCACCAATACCGTTCGGGCATCAAGGGGGCAACCAAGTAATAATAGGGCAATGGTAGACCGCAGACAAGAAATTGCTACTAGAATGTGGGAGGATAGGCAGAACTACTATGGTCATTGATTGTTGTTTACATGCATGTGTCCATTTATGTAATGTCTCGACAAATTCTGGTCTATTTGTGATGGTTtatgtaattttatttgaCTACCGAACTGCTGGATAGATTGTACCTTATTGTATGACAATATGTGGGGTTTGTGATGATCTATGCCTTGTTTTTTCAAGTATTGAACTGTTGTACAGATTCTTACTTTTGTAATCGATTTATGTGCTATTCATGGTGATCTATGCCTTCTTTTTGCAACTATTGCACTGCTGGACAGATTGTAACCATTTTTCAAGTATTGTTATTGCTAGACAACAATGGAGGGGGGTGGAGTGATTGTGTGGACAAATTCAATGTCTGCCATGATGCTGATCAATTTGGCCAACCTTGTGGCTACTGGCGTAAGAACATCAAGTGGTTTCAAAAGGGTGCATCTTAACAACTGTGCAAAGGCTTTGAATGAACACTTCAAGACAGATATCACTCATGCTCAGGTTAGCAACCACCTTAAAAAATGGAGGAAGGTTTGGATCAATGTTACAAAGCTTCGAAATTTGAGTGGTGCCCTATGGGATGAGGATACTTCCACCATTCTTCTGGATCCTGAACACTATGCAAATCACATCAAGGTAAGCTGGACAGATTCTAGCTTTTTGTATACATTCATGTGCTATTCATGATGATCTATGTCTTGTTTTTGCAACTATTGAACTGCTGGACAGATTCTAGCTTTTTGTATACATTCATGTgctattcatgatgatacaTGCCTTGTTTTTGCAACTATTGAACTGCTGGACAGATTCTAGCTTTTTGTATACATTCATGTGCTATTCATGATGATTTATACCTTGTTTTTGCAACTATTGAACTGCTGGACAGATTCTAGCTTTTTGTATACATTCATGTgctattcatgatgatacaTGCCTTGTTTTTGCAGGACCACAAAAGTGATGCGAACTACTTGAATACCCCCATTGAGCACTATAATGCTATGGCCACAATTTTTGAAGCATCTATGGCAACAGGAAAGTTTGCCAAGTCTGGAAATGATCCTTTGAATTCTCTGGAAGTGCATGACATTGAAGATGAGGACACACCCAATGAAAGTGCTACCGAGGTTAATATGTCACCAAATCAAGGGGACACCTCTCAAACAAATCAAGGTGAGTCTTCTCATACCAAACCAGCATGGAAGAAGGCAAAGTTAGacccaaaagaagaagattctCTGCTGTCCACACTCAAGTTTGGCCTTGAAAGGGTTGTAACAGCGCTTGAGAAGAGTGGTAAAGATCCTGAGGCAATACCAAAAGGCCTTTGGGATGATTTAGCAAGTCTTCTAGAGGGTGACAATCTTCCTCGATTTATTAATGAGAGTCATCTTGCACACGACTATGCCTATCTTGTTGACAAGCCGAGAACTGCACAGGCCTTTGTCACGCTTAGCACCAAAAACAAGTTGGTTTGGGTGGCAAAGTATGTCACGGACACCTTTGGTAGTATCTAGTATGGTTTGTAGACAAATCTTCTATGTGATGTATGGACACATTTCTATGGGCTGTTATTTTGGTCTTGTAAGGTGATGTTGTTAGGGGGCTGATGTTAATTTGGACTTGTAAGTGATTGTTGCTAGGGGCTGATTTTATGTGATGTTGTTAGGGGGCTAATGTTATTTTGGCCTTGTAAGGTGACGTTGTTAGGAGGCTGATGTTAATTTGGACTTGTAAGTGATTGTTGTAAGGTGAAGTTTCTATGTGATATGAGCTGTTTTCTGTACCTGTTTGCATATTATGTTTGATGTATTCTTATGAAAATTGTGATGTGGAAAATACAAAAGAAATGCTGTCGAATTTTTTACTGGTGTACAAAACATGTAAAATAGCTATTTCATGCACAGTATATAGATAACCTCACCGACGGTGATGCCATCATACAATCCCATTCCATCTTTCTATCCATACACAAAATAGAACCATTTCATTCCGTTCCATCTTTCCAACCAAACACGATTCACAGTCATTCCATCTCCTCAACCATACCCTGGAACCCAGcggaatggaatggaatggtcCATCCCACTctggaaccaaacacaccgCCCTGGAACCGAACACAGCCTTAATAAACGAGTGAATTTACCGAGATCTCGCTGGTGTTCCGTCTATATTGCCGGTACTCTCATCAGTTTATAACTGAACCGGCCCCTTCCAGTAGCCTCGGTACACTGCCCGCATCTTCCGAGAGCCGCTGCGTCTTCTTTCTTGTGTGCTAACCTACCAGAGCTCGCCTCCATGGCGAGGACTCCGGTGTTTCTCGCGCTCCTCAGCCTTGTGGTTGTGGCCTCAGCGCTAGCCACCACTGCCGATGCGAGGAAGATGGTCGGCG contains:
- the LOC100844223 gene encoding aldose 1-epimerase; this translates as MARVPLLVALCLVCFASGASAAGRKMVGVYELRKGDFSVKVTNWGATVTSVVFPDSKGNLGDVVLGYDTIAEYVNGSSYFGALVGRVANRVAKARFVLDGKVYNLYANDGKNALHGGHRGFSKVIWTVKEYVAGGDSPHITLYYHSFDGEQGFPGDLDVYVTYELSSPYVLRVRMNATALDKATPVNLAQHTYWNLGGQGSGRDVLGHTVQLFAAHYTPVDGTLIPTGQLAPVAGTPYDLRTPTAVGARVRQVSGGSSNGSAVYGFDINYAVDGEDARALRKVAVVRDGASGRAMELWADQPGVQFYTGNFLKDVKGKGGAVYGQYGALCLETQGFPDAVNQPGFPSQIVRPGQAAYKHDMVFKFSF
- the LOC100844952 gene encoding uncharacterized protein LOC100844952 — protein: MLLEIGCVCLLVSVCVCTKESIDGHSELGDKKKGLRMPGYIVKRMDRRRNFLIRGAATFVVFALVALVIRDRIKKRRPRVTYEPIWERDQQRINYLNNKIFKCDVRCRNMLRVERAPFFRLCEILRERLLLRDSIHVSVEEQVAMFLNTIGHNLRNRVIGANFDKSNETVSRYFRLVLHAIGELRAEYISPPSLETPAKIAGNPRFDPYFKDCIGAIDGTHVRASVSKDMKPSFRGRKSFPTQNVMAAVDFDLRFTYVLAGWEGIAHDATILADAIERENGLYVPQGKFYLVDAGYGAKPGFLPPFRAVRYQLNEWGSNPVQNEKELFNLRHSSLRVTVERAFGTLKRRFKILDDATPFFLFPVQVDIVVACCILHNYVLSQGIDEFVILEVTWSTNTVRASRGQPSNNRAMTTMEGGGVIVWTNSMSAMMLINLANLVATGVRTSSGFKRVHLNNCAKALNEHFKTDITHAQVSNHLKKWRKVWINVTKLRNLSGALWDEDTSTILLDPEHYANHIKDHKSDANYLNTPIEHYNAMATIFEASMATGKFAKSGNDPLNSLEVHDIEDEDTPNESATEVNMSPNQGDTSQTNQGESSHTKPAWKKAKLDPKEEDSLLSTLKFGLERVVTALEKSGKDPEAIPKGLWDDLASLLEGDNLPRFINESHLAHDYAYLVDKPRTAQAFVTLSTKNKLVWVAKYVTDTFGSI